A portion of the Blastopirellula sediminis genome contains these proteins:
- a CDS encoding purple acid phosphatase family protein: MTNIHLLAWCALILGTSASAVFAHEGEEGHAHEPIAVKPAEMYQPTAMPDRIVLTWSGDPRTTQAVTWRTSVEVATGLAEIAEAEGGPNFPKQATQHKAITEALKTDLNTAHFHSVNFENLIPGTRYAYRVGDGVNWSEWFQFSTATEQPEPFSFIYFGDAQNNIRSMWSRVIREAYRDAPKAAFLLHAGDLINHADSDAEWGEWFGAGAWLNAMTPNVAIPGNHELAEGPNGTRRLTRHWRTSFAFPENGPRGLEETCFTFVYHNLRIIGLNSNELHQEQTVWLEKVLAENKSPWVICTFHHPIYATNKYRDNADLRALWKPLFDRYKVDLVLQGHDHAYGRTGFNVPGVNVPQSEFSTFGAAVEQAKQGADGKVKVGMVNVPTGVQNVDQQNGTVYVVSVSGPKMYDNARFPFMLRNGEDIQLYQIIHVDGDKLRYEARTAIGQLYDAFELRKQGKGVNNQLVEIPGEIPAVLRGAKP; encoded by the coding sequence ATGACAAACATTCATTTGCTCGCTTGGTGTGCGCTGATTTTGGGTACGTCGGCGAGCGCGGTATTCGCTCACGAGGGAGAAGAGGGGCACGCGCACGAGCCAATCGCCGTCAAACCGGCTGAGATGTACCAACCGACCGCAATGCCGGACCGCATTGTTTTGACCTGGAGCGGCGATCCCCGCACGACCCAGGCCGTAACCTGGCGGACGTCGGTCGAAGTCGCCACGGGATTGGCTGAAATTGCCGAAGCGGAAGGAGGCCCGAACTTTCCGAAGCAGGCGACGCAGCACAAAGCGATTACCGAAGCGCTGAAAACCGATCTGAACACCGCCCACTTCCATAGCGTGAATTTCGAGAACCTGATTCCGGGAACGCGTTATGCGTATCGCGTCGGCGACGGAGTGAATTGGAGCGAGTGGTTCCAGTTTTCGACCGCCACCGAACAGCCGGAGCCGTTTTCGTTCATCTATTTTGGGGATGCGCAGAACAACATCCGTTCGATGTGGTCGCGGGTCATTCGCGAAGCGTACCGCGACGCTCCGAAGGCGGCGTTCCTGCTGCATGCCGGTGACCTGATAAACCACGCCGACTCGGACGCCGAGTGGGGTGAGTGGTTTGGCGCCGGAGCGTGGCTGAACGCGATGACTCCGAACGTGGCGATTCCCGGCAACCACGAGCTGGCGGAAGGTCCGAACGGAACGCGGCGCCTGACCCGACATTGGCGAACGAGTTTCGCGTTTCCCGAGAACGGACCGCGGGGACTGGAAGAAACCTGCTTTACGTTCGTCTATCACAACCTGCGGATCATTGGTCTGAACAGCAACGAACTGCACCAAGAGCAGACCGTCTGGCTTGAGAAGGTGCTGGCGGAGAACAAGTCCCCCTGGGTCATCTGTACGTTCCATCATCCGATTTACGCGACCAATAAGTATCGCGATAACGCTGATCTGCGGGCGCTTTGGAAGCCGCTCTTCGATCGCTACAAAGTCGATCTCGTGCTGCAAGGTCACGACCATGCGTATGGGCGAACCGGATTCAACGTCCCCGGCGTCAACGTCCCGCAGAGCGAGTTCTCGACCTTCGGAGCGGCCGTGGAGCAGGCAAAGCAGGGCGCGGATGGCAAAGTGAAGGTCGGGATGGTGAACGTTCCGACCGGCGTGCAAAACGTCGACCAACAGAACGGAACGGTCTACGTCGTCTCGGTCAGCGGGCCGAAGATGTACGACAACGCACGTTTTCCGTTCATGCTCCGCAACGGCGAAGACATTCAGCTCTACCAGATCATCCACGTCGACGGCGACAAGCTCCGCTATGAAGCGCGAACGGCGATCGGCCAGTTGTATGACGCCTTCGAACTGCGGAAGCAGGGGAAGGGAGTGAACAACCAGCTTGTCGAGATCCCGGGCGAAATTCCGGCAGTTCTCCGCGGAGCTAAACCGTAG
- a CDS encoding efflux RND transporter periplasmic adaptor subunit translates to MNVPQKAGSNGFGTTFVVAVIVAAVAAGSVYVVMRSTQSAAASGDAHDEHAHEDEHAHDHAGHSEEASIKLSANGLKNIGYRPLTLELGTYTRRINLPAMVVERPGRTQIYISSPLTGVVSKIYPMPGAAVAAGSPLFEIRLTFEELVTAQSDLIRTQENLDVVNAEIARLKSLTAGVVPGKRVLEQEYEKQKLEASLKAERQALLLHGLTQAQIDAITEERQLFQTLTVVAPDYERDGAACSMDHFFHVQEISVNVGQQVNAGERLGILADHCELYIEGSAFEDDASRLREASAKGWPVTAQLTSGKGERETIEGLQLLYLSDVVDWQSRAFRFYMALPNDVVSDKVAANDQRYVEWRFKPGQRMEVRVPVEQWENRLVLPVSAIVDEGAESYVYQQNGDHFDRVPVHVEFRDQESVVVANDGSVYPGDVIAARGAYQIHLAIKNKSGGAVDPHAGHNH, encoded by the coding sequence ATGAACGTTCCGCAAAAAGCAGGTTCGAATGGTTTCGGGACGACGTTTGTCGTCGCCGTGATTGTCGCCGCGGTCGCGGCTGGATCGGTCTACGTCGTGATGCGGTCGACGCAGTCGGCGGCAGCTTCCGGCGATGCGCATGACGAACATGCGCATGAGGATGAACATGCCCATGATCACGCAGGGCATTCGGAAGAAGCGTCAATCAAACTAAGCGCCAACGGCTTGAAGAACATTGGCTACCGTCCCCTGACGCTGGAGTTGGGAACCTATACGCGCCGGATCAATTTGCCGGCGATGGTGGTCGAACGCCCTGGCCGGACGCAGATCTATATTTCATCGCCGCTCACCGGCGTCGTGTCGAAGATTTACCCGATGCCGGGTGCGGCGGTTGCGGCGGGGAGCCCGCTGTTTGAGATTCGGCTAACGTTTGAAGAACTGGTCACCGCTCAGAGCGACCTGATTCGCACGCAAGAGAACCTGGACGTGGTCAATGCGGAGATCGCGCGACTCAAGTCGCTGACCGCCGGGGTCGTGCCGGGCAAACGCGTTTTGGAACAGGAATACGAGAAACAAAAGCTGGAAGCGTCGCTCAAAGCGGAACGCCAGGCGCTGCTGTTGCATGGACTGACCCAGGCTCAGATTGACGCAATCACCGAAGAGCGGCAGTTGTTTCAGACCTTGACGGTGGTCGCGCCCGACTATGAACGAGACGGAGCGGCCTGCTCGATGGATCATTTCTTTCATGTTCAGGAGATCTCGGTCAACGTTGGCCAGCAAGTCAACGCCGGCGAGCGTTTGGGAATTCTCGCCGATCACTGCGAACTCTACATCGAAGGAAGCGCGTTTGAAGACGACGCGTCGCGTCTGCGTGAAGCGTCCGCCAAAGGTTGGCCGGTGACCGCCCAGCTGACGTCGGGCAAGGGAGAACGCGAAACGATCGAGGGATTGCAGTTGCTCTATCTGTCGGACGTGGTTGATTGGCAGTCGCGGGCATTTCGCTTTTACATGGCGCTGCCGAACGACGTCGTCAGCGACAAGGTCGCGGCGAACGATCAGCGTTACGTCGAATGGCGATTCAAGCCGGGGCAGCGAATGGAAGTTCGCGTGCCGGTAGAACAGTGGGAAAATCGGCTGGTCTTGCCGGTCTCGGCAATCGTCGACGAAGGCGCCGAGAGCTACGTCTATCAGCAAAACGGCGACCACTTTGACCGGGTTCCGGTCCATGTCGAGTTTCGCGATCAAGAGTCGGTCGTCGTCGCCAACGACGGATCGGTTTATCCGGGCGACGTGATCGCGGCCCGCGGAGCGTATCAGATTCATTTGGCGATCAAGAACAAGTCGGGTGGCGCGGTCGATCCGCACGCTGGGCACAACCACTAG
- a CDS encoding N,N-dimethylformamidase beta subunit family domain-containing protein has protein sequence MPDDPLAKLPRRQFLQGAIAATTLATGVTHAPQSVRADEPKPNRDTIPAENALPGAKDWQITRVRVDSVGFRSPWIEGYCSKQSVLPGESIDIMVSTNPARSFQLEIFRMGYYGGDGARLMKTLGPLESQTEATPTPGERNIHECRWPATVSLTIPTDWISGVYLGRLTTIPEPGEAYWQSYVVFVVRDERPADILFQVSDNTWQAYNRWPNNYSIYTHPKGNQGPWADVSFDRPYGREAQHQGVVNDPRTVGSGEFLPFEFPLAYWLEQHGYDVSYCSNSDMLTPDRGLRCKTFISVGHDEYWDIRQFRSVEKMRDEGVNLLFLSGNAVCWVTPFQDNSVGIPNRTISRGGPYGGTNDYAVNREKDHGPFPHHGPDEGLLMGARNVEPVNGGGDWIVTQPDHWMFAGTGVKKGDSIPGLIGWEYHGEPADIPGLQVVGAGTAWQGGVNPQQWTATIYPGPKGNFVFNAATIFWAQGLSSPPGHVLPWSHWSRPHGPDARVQQITHNLLQRAITA, from the coding sequence ATGCCTGACGATCCCTTGGCCAAGTTGCCACGGCGCCAGTTCCTGCAAGGGGCGATCGCCGCCACCACGCTCGCGACCGGCGTCACTCATGCCCCACAATCGGTTCGCGCCGACGAGCCGAAGCCCAACCGCGATACGATCCCTGCCGAAAACGCCCTTCCCGGCGCCAAGGACTGGCAGATCACCCGCGTTCGCGTCGACAGCGTCGGCTTCCGCTCTCCTTGGATCGAGGGATATTGCAGCAAGCAAAGCGTCCTCCCGGGCGAGTCGATCGACATCATGGTCTCGACCAATCCGGCCCGGTCGTTTCAGCTCGAAATCTTCCGGATGGGGTACTACGGCGGCGACGGAGCGCGGTTGATGAAGACGCTCGGTCCGCTGGAAAGCCAGACCGAAGCGACGCCGACTCCCGGCGAACGCAATATCCACGAATGCCGCTGGCCAGCGACGGTTTCGCTGACGATTCCAACGGACTGGATCAGCGGCGTTTACTTGGGGCGACTCACCACCATCCCCGAACCGGGCGAAGCGTACTGGCAAAGCTACGTCGTCTTCGTCGTTCGCGACGAACGTCCCGCCGACATCTTGTTTCAAGTCAGCGACAACACCTGGCAAGCCTACAACCGCTGGCCCAACAACTACTCAATCTACACCCATCCGAAAGGAAACCAGGGGCCCTGGGCCGACGTCAGCTTTGATCGCCCCTATGGCCGCGAAGCGCAACATCAAGGGGTCGTCAACGATCCTCGCACCGTCGGCTCCGGCGAATTCCTCCCGTTCGAGTTCCCGCTCGCCTATTGGCTCGAACAACATGGCTACGACGTCAGCTATTGCTCTAACAGCGACATGCTGACCCCTGATCGCGGTCTGCGCTGCAAGACCTTCATCAGCGTCGGGCACGACGAATACTGGGACATCCGGCAATTCCGCTCGGTCGAGAAAATGCGAGACGAAGGGGTCAACCTCCTCTTCCTCTCCGGCAACGCCGTCTGTTGGGTCACCCCGTTCCAAGACAACAGCGTCGGCATACCGAATCGGACCATTTCTCGCGGTGGACCTTACGGCGGCACGAACGATTACGCCGTCAATCGCGAGAAAGACCATGGTCCGTTTCCGCATCACGGTCCCGACGAAGGACTGCTGATGGGCGCCCGGAATGTCGAGCCGGTTAACGGCGGCGGCGACTGGATCGTCACGCAACCGGATCACTGGATGTTCGCCGGAACCGGCGTCAAAAAAGGAGACTCCATCCCCGGTTTGATCGGCTGGGAATATCACGGCGAACCGGCCGATATCCCCGGCCTACAAGTGGTCGGCGCTGGTACCGCGTGGCAAGGTGGCGTCAATCCGCAACAATGGACCGCGACCATCTATCCCGGCCCCAAAGGAAACTTCGTCTTTAACGCGGCGACGATTTTTTGGGCGCAGGGACTAAGCTCTCCGCCGGGGCATGTGTTGCCCTGGTCGCATTGGAGTCGCCCGCATGGCCCCGATGCCCGCGTCCAACAGATCACGCACAACTTGCTGCAG